The Ascaphus truei isolate aAscTru1 unplaced genomic scaffold, aAscTru1.hap1 HAP1_SCAFFOLD_3482, whole genome shotgun sequence genome contains the following window.
GATAGATGTACCGTATCCAGGCTGATAGACGCCAAGTGAATGTAGCAATCAATTTTTGTGTTTCTTGTGAGTGGTGGTAGAGTTGCCCAGCATGTTACGAAGCTAACTTGTGGAGGGATACGGTACGCTACAATAGCATTATATTGAAGGCAACGCAatggacatttttatttttattttttttacttgaacTGCTATTACTTTGTAGATTTGCCCGCTAAAGGACAGAAGAGGCTCGGAGGTATACCAAGAGATGGACCAGATCGGGAGAATTCCGACATTCCTGAGGTAGTTGGGCTGGGCAGCTATGGGTTGTGAAGCAGTGAGTTTGGAAGTGGAATAAGGGTTTAAAGCTGACAAGTCACTGGAAAATAGGATTTATGGCAAAAGCACTACAATAAACTTGAAAGTTATCAGCTTTGTAACACTTTTCTTTCTTACAGAAATTGCATAAGGCATCTTATCAACTCACTCCGAGTCCTATCCTCAAGTTAGAAGCAATGATCCCCAAACTCCACTGCCCCTCCATGGAACATTTCCAAGAGAACTACTTAAATCTCCAACAGCCGGTTATATTAGATGGGGTGATTGACCATTGGCCATGCATGAGAAAATGGAGGTATGGTTTGATCACATCGATTAGATCAGTGGTTCAACCATTTTTTGAGCAGGGTTAGCCCTAAAttacttttgaagtgaaacttctttactgGCACCTACCACATGAAAATTTTCCTGGCAGTAAATTGCCTTGATGGTGACCGAAGTACAgccccggaagtgatgtcactgctggcagaagaggccatcagcgacgtcagtgttgccagctcccACCAGTCatcggagaggaggaggaggacacacacacccaccccaaaCTTCTGTGCCCCGGCTCCCCCGAGATCTCCTCTTCGGACGGGGGCTGCTCCGGGCCGGGGGACTCGGACAGCTTGTGTCCGGTAACGAGGACACACAGTAActgacatgcacgcacacacagtgactgacgcgcacgcacacacagtgacacacacaaggaattcacagttactataaatatagaagtgcaaatagctagaacttctttgcgttttggcactgaaattgtgttttgatttttaattaaaaacatcaccataacaaatacaatttctgtgacaaagaagtttcacttttaaaaaaaaatctgtctgtTGTTCAGACCTCGCTCATCCCCTACTCTCTTACAAGCTCACACCCGCCACATTCAGACACCCTCTTCTTACACACTCCACATGCATCCTGACGCATAATACTGACACTTTTATTGAACACACACTTCACATGtatccccccttctcacacagcacactctctcaatcaaacACCACATTCAACCCGCTGTTGTCCCTTAAACGGCGCTAAGTTCTCCGCCCCACAAACAAAGCCATCACACTCGCCCACACTCTTTCCTACTACCTTCCCACACACCTGCAACAAGTTAGCTGTTCAGCGGGCGCATCCTGCTTTTGTCTGTAGATGGAGAGGCTCGTCACTCTCCTCTGTGtcaggctgagagaggagaggcagatcACAGCCTCTACAATTCCAGGCAGTGTGAGACATGCCCCAGAGATTTTCACCCCGAGGCTGCAGCACCCTTCCCTTGGCAGAGATTCACGCCACACCAGGGATCCCCAGCACCCAGGTTCAGAAACACTGGATTAGATGCATATTTCTAAGTTGCTGTCTCAACCAAAGGGCATGAATGGACTTCATAGCAAAGGCTTATTCTCTGACCACTTTTAATTTCTAATATTTCATGATGGATAATTGTAGTATTTCCTTGTAATACTCCTACACATTGTTATGACACGATTTCTTGAGTCGGGGGGAAAAGTGCTGGACATTGTTGAAGATTTTTTAAACATTAGCAGAGAGGATAGTTTTTTTGTCAACTTAAGATTTTAGAGAGGGAAATGTCATCCTCTCAAGAAAAGAAGTGGGCTAATAACCGAATCACTGCAATGAGGCACTCATTTAAACAGCACATAGCGTATGTACCGTCACCAGGATAGAAAATAAACTTGCCACCCGAGAAGTTGTAACGTTGCATGTATTCCAACAGCGTGGAATACATCCGCAGGGTGGCCGGGTGCCGCACTGTTCCTGTGGAGCTGGGATCCAGATACACTGATGCTGAATGGTCTCAAAGCCTAATGACCATCAATGATTTCATCAATAAATACATAGTGGATCAGGTATGTGATCAGCATGCAACCCCAGTATGAGCAGGACCTCTGGGACGCTTAGAATATCTGTGTAGGGCAGCGGTTTTCAACTtcttgaagtgaaacttctttgctggcacctagtaAAATCTCGTAGGACAAAATCTCCTTCATTGGGAACGAAAatgtgtaacggaagtgacgtcgtAGAGTAGTGTTGGCTGAACTATGTGTACTGCAAGAGACCTGATTGAATACTGTTCCCAGCGCATGCGCAAAAATCTCCGGCGCCGCTCACGTATGTGGCGAAATGCCCAGCGGATAATGTCAGTCACCGTtgtaggccgcgcatgcgcaggagcagccacacacacccacgttctaagtcaaacttctttgggttttgtcactgaaattgtattttgatttctatgatttacattgaatgaaagacttttgagaggaacggcatttagatactttacaatccaaaatatatggATATCACTtaagttatcataagtcaattatatTATGTATTCCAAGTGATTTTAGTATGGAAatttcaacacaaaaataaatgatactctcaaatctctttcattgaattaaaaacatcaccatcacaaatacaatttctgtgacaaaagacaaagaagtttcacttacaatgcgcgtgctcagcacacacagctttttttttttttttggttaaggaaccccaagtgaaattctgaggaacccccaaccatccctaatagcaactctgtgatcagatatattgtaaattcttctgtatttggtacaaattttcaaatgaccacaAAATAGCAGGGAACCCTTTATGTGGAACCCTCGGATTCCTAAAaaccttggttgaaaaacactgatataGGGAGACGTGGGGCTGCTGAGTGAAAGACATGAAAGGGAACGTGTGTGGTTATGTTGAGGCTCTGATTCTCTCTGTCCGTCCAAAACATGAATCTCCTTTTCATTCCTGGTTACACCATTCACTGTGAATTCAtcctattattttttattttggggaACAGGGACTTTTTCTAGGTTTCCTAAAGCTGTGCGCTTAGGCCATATTCTATGTGCTGTGTCCTTGGTTCCATTTGGCATTGGCCTTCAGCGGCCCCCTTGCACATTGTGGTATTGGTTGCTTTGACATGACGTAGATGGAGACGCCCACACTCTGGGTTCATTAACATCAATTCAGCTCAAAGCTCGTTTTATTAGAATCTGTTTGTAGTGCAGAGAAACAAACCGTTtccgggaggggacccactcttCGTCAGGTTGGAACAGAGAGACGTGCCCAGTGTCTTTTTATACATACTCCAACAGTAAATAACcaatttaggtcccagccagaAGTCAGAATGTCTAAATCTGACTTACATCAGTATATttaactcattagcataggccGAAAAGCAAATGTACATACCGATTAAGTGTTATTATAAGACGTGCCATACTTTCCTTAACCACTTCCATCCCATTCCTAGCGATGCATAATACAAAGTGGTAACTTTTCAGTTCCTGTTTTACTTCCAAGGAATACGTGTTAACATCATAGATTGAGGCTACTGCACCTCTGCTGCCGTTGTCTTCCTCTACTTCATGTGAATATTAAGTGTAGTGTGCATGTAGGGCGCCCGAAGGTAACGCAGGAGGATAGCGAATACTTGAAATGTTTACGACGCCCTGCGAGTGTGCTGATTGTTGTTTTGCACAGTTCGCATTTGCAAAGCTTTTAACGTAAGCAAACAGAAGTTTAAATGGTAGAGAAAACGGCCGAAAGAATTTAAAGAAAATATGGGAGTGATATATTTGGGATTACAATTATTAACCACTTTTGTTGGCAAATTCAATTGTAACGGCTATTTTAATAACTGTTTAAAAATGGCTCATTTGAAATATTCTGTTTTCCTGAAAGCAGAACAGTATGGGATATCTGGCTCAGCATCAACTGTTTGAACAGGTATGTATTGTATTTGTATGGCAATTGATATGTCTAGCGTGGGAGCACAATGCATTGGGAAGGAAACGGCTCAGATGGAGATAGAAAGTGTCTCTGTTAAATAACTGGGGATGTAGTATGTCGCTGAACAGTTATTGGGGATTTCAGTCGGCCGTAActcatttttaataataattacTGTTGCATCTCCTAAGTGCTAAAGAGAAGTGGAAATGGGAGTTTATCACACCGCACCTTTGTGTCAGTATTGCAGAAGTGGTTGTGTTATTTTGTTagagtattgtattgtacatttgtattttttttttaagacctaCTGATGAAGTCAAATAAATCATAGAAAAATAGTTTAAAGGAACAAACACACAGGaggtttttttaatgttatttttaaacaAGTAAAATGCTAAACAATGTTTGTTAACATGTTTCTGGGAGAAGATACGTGAACTAAAGCAGGATATTAGCATTCCGGATTATTGCTGCCTGGGTGAAGGAGATGAAGATGACATTACAATTAACGCTTGGTTTGGTCCAGCAGGGACAGTGTCTCCTCTTCATCAGGACCCACAACAGAACTTCTTAGCACAGGTACTGCTCCTCCTTGCTCATTCTTGCATACTGCAATGTGTTATACTCGCTCAGCACTTCTGCTTTGCAATAATCATATGTTTGCAATATGTGTTGCCTAACATCACCGGTTTGTTCCCAACAGTTATTTCAGCATTTCACTCTACCAAGTAACAGAAAATGACCAATTATTATTCAATAACTAGTGTGTTGTATATATGTTTTCTTCTATAGCACTGTAGTAGGTCTCCAGCCTAATTGTTGGTGCACAGGGAAATTAAGTAATGCATGCCCCAGCATGCTGGCATTGGCATAAATAATAACATTTAAGGTTTCTGAAAAATCAAGGTTCTCTTGAAGACCTTCCCCTCACGTGCACAATAAGAGGCACTTTGTCAAACAATTTGGTGCTTGTACAGATTGCAGCTGAACCTGGAACAGTGCAAATTCTAGaccaggggcagccaactccagtcctcaagggccaccagcaggtcaggttttaaggatatccctgcttcagcaaaggtggctcagtcgtcaagactgagccacctgcgctgaagcagggacatccctaatacctggcctgttggtggcccttgaggactggagttagccgccCCGTTTGTAGACAAACATGAGATTTGATTTTTGTGACAAACAAGAGAACTCCGCTTATCCTTCAGATCGTAGGAAGAAAATACATACGTTTGTATTCAGTGAATGAAACGGAAAACCTGTATCCATTTGAAAGCTCAATCCTTCACAACACAAGTCAGGTGAGTGAGGAATACTGCCACATCGTCGATCATAAGCCGTAAAGTGAGTGTTTAACACCCGCACTGattgttgtgtattgttttttgtttttttaggttgaTGTTGAAAATCCTGACCCTGATAAATTCCCCAACGTGGCGAAAGCGGCGTATCAAGAATGTGTCCTGTCTCCTGGGCAGGTCCTGTTTATTCCAGTTAAAT
Protein-coding sequences here:
- the LOC142483642 gene encoding lysine-specific demethylase 8-like isoform X1, whose protein sequence is MEGKLWARVRAALPGSPEGFPAALGPEVEGSVAWCVREAAESLCSGESARCLRLGELLMDYSWEKLNGRSWREVSAAWRAVYSYGCLFKAAGLCGGEPGRGQEALRVCDLGLLLGADIMDGVLSRVIRILQGGAGERLGAAREKPEERLGADEEGPEERLAADEKGPEERLGADEERPEERLAADEKGPEERLGADEEGPEDGSKTGDNIFCMHPNVTDLPAKGQKRLGGIPRDGPDRENSDIPEKLHKASYQLTPSPILKLEAMIPKLHCPSMEHFQENYLNLQQPVILDGVIDHWPCMRKWSVEYIRRVAGCRTVPVELGSRYTDAEWSQSLMTINDFINKYIVDQQNSMGYLAQHQLFEQIRELKQDISIPDYCCLGEGDEDDITINAWFGPAGTVSPLHQDPQQNFLAQIVGRKYIRLYSVNETENLYPFESSILHNTSQVDVENPDPDKFPNVAKAAYQECVLSPGQVLFIPVKWWHYVRALDISFSVSYWWS
- the LOC142483642 gene encoding lysine-specific demethylase 8-like isoform X2 translates to MEGKLWARVRAALPGSPEGFPAALGPEVEGSVAWCVREAAESLCSGESARCLRLGELLMDYSWEKLNGRSWREVSAAWRAVYSYGCLFKAAGLCGGEPGRGQEALRVCDLGLLLGADIMDGVLSRVIRILQGGAGERLGAAREKPEERLGADEEGPEERLAADEKGPEERLGADEERPEERLAADEKGPEERLGADEEGPEDGSKTGDNIFCMHPNVTDLPAKGQKRLGGIPRDGPDRENSDIPEKLHKASYQLTPSPILKLEAMIPKLHCPSMEHFQENYLNLQQPVILDGVIDHWPCMRKWSVEYIRRVAGCRTVPVELGSRYTDAEWSQSLMTINDFINKYIVDQNSMGYLAQHQLFEQIRELKQDISIPDYCCLGEGDEDDITINAWFGPAGTVSPLHQDPQQNFLAQIVGRKYIRLYSVNETENLYPFESSILHNTSQVDVENPDPDKFPNVAKAAYQECVLSPGQVLFIPVKWWHYVRALDISFSVSYWWS